In Bacillus sp. NP247, one DNA window encodes the following:
- a CDS encoding HBL/NHE enterotoxin family protein, which produces MMKKIPYKILAVSTFLTMTTTYSVIPVAAFASEIEQTNNGDMSLSANEEQMKKTVQDAGLFVKSMNEYSYLLINNPDVSFEGITINGYADLPSKIVQDQKNARAHAVSWNTKVKKQLLDTLTGIIEYDTKFENHYETLVEAINTGNGDTFKKGITDLREEIQQNQKSAKVLIEELTKFKNAIGEDVRVFGSHKETLQSILKNQGAAVEDDQKRLEDLLGQINYQKDIESKGLDMVKIPFLPTLIAGGIMIGDARGKLGWLEPELAKLRQNVDYKITLNRVVGVAFHNISDMHSAIDSAITALTFMSTQWDDLDSQYSGVLGHIDTANQKADQNRYKFLAPNLNAAKDSWKTIRTDVVTLQEGIKIAEKKEQDFMNQLRPSSVSYFYKKIHNAYTFEIKTGSNAPNASYRVMNLTKNTVHNMWGGGPNTSMWADWLSFNPKDEFAVVAVVDGKEYVVYKDKVENIMN; this is translated from the coding sequence ATGATGAAAAAAATCCCTTATAAAATACTCGCTGTATCTACATTTTTAACTATGACAACAACTTATTCAGTTATACCAGTAGCAGCTTTTGCAAGTGAAATTGAACAAACTAACAATGGAGATATGTCTCTTTCAGCAAATGAAGAACAGATGAAAAAAACTGTGCAAGATGCTGGGTTATTTGTAAAATCTATGAATGAATATTCTTATTTGTTAATTAATAATCCAGATGTGAGTTTTGAAGGAATTACTATTAATGGATATGCAGATTTACCTAGTAAAATTGTACAAGATCAAAAGAATGCAAGAGCACATGCAGTTTCATGGAATACGAAAGTAAAAAAACAGCTTTTAGATACATTGACAGGTATTATTGAATACGATACAAAATTTGAAAATCATTATGAAACATTAGTAGAGGCGATCAATACTGGGAATGGAGATACTTTTAAAAAAGGGATTACGGATTTACGGGAGGAAATTCAACAAAATCAAAAGTCTGCAAAAGTATTAATAGAAGAATTAACTAAATTTAAAAATGCTATTGGAGAAGATGTTAGAGTATTTGGGAGCCATAAAGAGACCTTGCAGTCTATTTTAAAGAACCAAGGAGCTGCGGTAGAGGATGATCAAAAGCGTCTAGAGGACCTTTTAGGGCAAATAAACTATCAGAAAGACATAGAATCTAAGGGCTTAGACATGGTAAAGATCCCCTTTCTCCCAACATTGATTGCTGGTGGGATAATGATAGGTGATGCAAGAGGTAAGCTAGGCTGGCTAGAGCCGGAATTAGCAAAATTACGTCAGAATGTAGATTATAAGATAACATTAAATCGTGTAGTAGGAGTTGCGTTTCATAATATTAGTGATATGCATAGTGCGATTGATAGTGCTATTACTGCTCTTACTTTTATGTCCACGCAATGGGATGATTTAGACTCTCAATATTCGGGCGTACTGGGACATATTGATACAGCTAATCAAAAAGCTGATCAAAATAGATATAAATTCTTAGCACCTAACTTGAATGCAGCAAAAGATAGTTGGAAAACAATAAGAACAGATGTTGTCACATTACAAGAGGGGATAAAAATTGCAGAGAAAAAAGAACAAGATTTTATGAATCAGCTTCGTCCATCAAGCGTTTCCTACTTTTATAAAAAAATTCATAACGCATATACATTTGAAATAAAGACTGGATCAAATGCACCAAATGCGTCTTATAGAGTTATGAATTTAACTAAAAACACGGTTCATAATATGTGGGGTGGAGGACCAAATACAAGCATGTGGGCTGACTGGCTTTCATTTAATCCAAAAGATGAATTTGCGGTGGTAGCAGTAGTGGATGGAAAAGAATATGTTGTATATAAAGACAAAGTAGAAAATATAATGAACTGA
- a CDS encoding gamma-type small acid-soluble spore protein, producing the protein MNKKQQGYNKATSGASIQSTNASYGTEFATETNVQAVKQANAQAEAKKAQASGAQSANASYGTEFATETDVHAVKQVNAQAEAKKSQSSSSNQ; encoded by the coding sequence GTGAACAAAAAACAACAAGGTTACAATAAGGCAACTTCTGGCGCTAGCATCCAAAGTACAAATGCTAGCTATGGTACAGAATTCGCAACTGAAACAAATGTACAAGCAGTAAAACAAGCGAATGCACAGGCTGAGGCAAAGAAAGCACAAGCTTCAGGTGCACAAAGTGCGAATGCTAGTTATGGTACAGAATTTGCAACTGAAACGGATGTGCATGCAGTGAAACAAGTGAATGCACAAGCTGAGGCAAAAAAATCACAATCTTCTAGTTCTAATCAATAA
- a CDS encoding DUF1259 domain-containing protein, with product MNNFNFLCEQFAKILNGKSNINQGVCSVSLRRNIRVFVQGRPSTSVIPIGISFESLDQNGNALNLGEIAILQEEIPLFIQSIVQQGIIVSALHNHWLYMKPLIMYIHIQSVEPPLSFAKKLANSFSFLISYPITDNGG from the coding sequence ATGAACAACTTTAATTTCCTTTGTGAGCAATTTGCTAAAATTCTTAATGGAAAGAGCAACATAAATCAGGGTGTTTGTTCTGTCTCCTTGCGTCGTAATATTAGAGTGTTTGTTCAAGGACGACCAAGCACCTCTGTGATACCGATTGGGATATCTTTTGAATCGTTAGATCAAAATGGCAATGCGTTGAACTTAGGGGAAATCGCTATTTTACAAGAAGAAATTCCTTTATTTATACAATCAATTGTTCAACAAGGGATTATTGTTAGCGCCTTACATAATCATTGGTTATATATGAAACCATTGATTATGTATATTCATATCCAATCTGTTGAACCACCATTAAGTTTTGCAAAAAAATTGGCAAATTCCTTTTCTTTTTTAATTAGTTATCCAATTACTGATAACGGAGGCTAA
- a CDS encoding ABC transporter ATP-binding protein → MKEMSANVVTVESVEKTYGKKNENQSKALRGVSLSIKEGEFVGIMGPSGSGKTTLLNVISTLDQATGGSVTIAGTNITSMKGNALSDFRSQKLGFIFQDFNLLENLSIYENIALPLSLQGVPSSEITGKVNGVAKKLGITEILTKYPSAVSGGQKQRTAAARALVHNPAIVLADEPTGALDSKNAKSLLEAMQDLHENHNVSILMVTHDAFSASYCERILFIQDGLLYKELNRQGTRENFYQDILGVLAQMGSTAEPK, encoded by the coding sequence GTGAAAGAGATGTCAGCAAATGTAGTTACAGTAGAAAGTGTAGAAAAAACGTATGGAAAAAAGAATGAGAATCAGTCAAAAGCATTAAGGGGTGTTTCATTAAGTATTAAAGAGGGAGAGTTTGTAGGGATTATGGGTCCTTCTGGATCTGGAAAAACGACATTACTTAATGTGATTAGTACACTTGATCAAGCGACAGGTGGCAGTGTGACAATAGCTGGAACAAATATTACTTCTATGAAGGGTAATGCATTATCAGATTTTCGATCTCAAAAATTAGGATTTATTTTTCAAGATTTTAATCTACTAGAAAACTTATCAATTTATGAAAATATTGCGTTACCACTTTCCTTGCAAGGCGTACCGTCAAGCGAGATTACTGGGAAGGTAAATGGAGTAGCAAAGAAATTAGGGATTACTGAAATTTTAACGAAATATCCGTCAGCTGTTTCTGGTGGACAAAAACAAAGAACAGCGGCAGCACGAGCTTTAGTACATAATCCAGCAATCGTATTGGCAGATGAACCGACAGGAGCACTTGATAGTAAAAATGCAAAAAGCTTATTAGAAGCGATGCAAGATTTACATGAAAATCACAATGTAAGTATTTTGATGGTAACACACGATGCATTTAGTGCGAGCTATTGTGAACGTATTTTATTTATTCAGGATGGACTTCTTTATAAAGAGTTAAATCGTCAAGGAACACGAGAAAATTTCTATCAAGATATTTTAGGTGTGCTTGCCCAAATGGGCTCAACAGCTGAGCCTAAGTAA
- a CDS encoding ABC transporter permease, whose translation MLFKLSRHSMKKMLKDYMVLLIGLVISISIFYMFQTMAMNSEFTKDNSLISSIRLVFWVGAILLSFITVFYIIYANSFLLTLRRKELGMYMMLGAKKKKVAQLLFIETFGMGIVSIIIGILVGIILASVAGNFLMNGMEISAKGSYSSVYTPAILITSIFFLILFFITGLMNSFRLLRKTELELIREDETQDEVKKSKTRTVIMTVLGVLLVSTGYYFMVNIQMFAELGFIIATIVTTLGTYFIFNSLLPLFVMKIKGNKKRNETGLNSFTYAQLRFRVTSLSRVLGTVAMLIALGAGAMTAGMAFQKNVGIMTDFSRVYDVVIHDPNEQDKAALKEMEIVEESKYKYKVDEEAVYYLRNDLTEKPPLISDHFDTKTLKEPARKRVAEPLTEPVYSALEAPEVANKLPRMPKDWEDAVVREIQITHNQFNGKPVRIADEEHYKGIQGTEHTVTLAKVDDMKKYKPLLIEIDKRQKEQIEKTTGAKVDLFTKMTIYQFMNSFMSGTMFMGFFLGIAFLAMMASSLMFKILTGASRDVRRYEMLRKIGVRRSMLTKSIYKEISYLFIFPAIIGISHVLVGLNLFSFILVDPFVKVWMPIGIFIVIYFIYYWITVQLYKGMVMPKEEVAK comes from the coding sequence ATGTTATTCAAATTATCACGTCATAGTATGAAAAAGATGTTAAAAGATTATATGGTTTTACTTATTGGTCTCGTTATTAGTATTAGTATTTTTTACATGTTCCAAACGATGGCGATGAATAGTGAATTTACAAAAGATAATAGTCTCATTAGTAGTATTAGGCTCGTCTTCTGGGTTGGTGCAATATTGCTTTCTTTCATTACAGTTTTTTACATCATTTATGCCAATTCTTTTTTACTTACATTAAGAAGAAAAGAACTCGGTATGTACATGATGCTTGGAGCGAAAAAGAAAAAAGTAGCGCAATTATTATTTATTGAGACTTTTGGTATGGGTATTGTCAGTATTATTATCGGTATTTTAGTAGGAATCATACTAGCTAGTGTAGCAGGGAATTTTTTAATGAATGGCATGGAAATTTCAGCAAAAGGTAGTTACTCATCTGTATACACACCAGCTATATTAATTACATCTATTTTCTTCTTAATATTATTTTTCATTACTGGTCTAATGAATAGTTTCCGATTATTACGTAAAACAGAATTAGAATTAATACGTGAAGATGAAACGCAAGATGAGGTGAAGAAAAGTAAAACTCGCACAGTTATTATGACAGTACTAGGTGTATTGCTAGTAAGTACAGGATACTATTTTATGGTAAATATACAAATGTTTGCTGAACTAGGATTTATAATAGCGACAATCGTTACGACATTAGGAACGTATTTCATTTTCAACTCATTACTGCCACTTTTTGTAATGAAAATTAAGGGGAATAAAAAGCGAAATGAAACGGGATTAAATAGTTTTACTTATGCACAGTTACGCTTTCGAGTGACTAGTTTATCGAGAGTACTAGGCACTGTAGCGATGTTAATTGCATTAGGTGCAGGTGCGATGACAGCAGGTATGGCGTTTCAAAAGAACGTCGGTATTATGACAGACTTCTCACGTGTGTATGATGTCGTAATTCATGATCCAAATGAACAAGATAAAGCAGCATTAAAAGAAATGGAAATTGTTGAAGAAAGTAAGTATAAGTATAAAGTAGATGAAGAAGCAGTTTATTACTTACGTAACGACTTAACTGAAAAACCACCACTTATTTCAGATCATTTTGATACAAAGACTTTAAAAGAACCTGCTCGTAAACGTGTAGCTGAACCTTTAACTGAACCCGTATATTCTGCTTTGGAAGCTCCCGAAGTAGCGAATAAGCTTCCTCGTATGCCAAAAGATTGGGAAGATGCGGTTGTAAGAGAAATACAAATTACACATAATCAATTTAACGGAAAACCTGTAAGAATTGCTGATGAAGAGCATTATAAAGGAATTCAAGGAACAGAACACACTGTGACATTAGCAAAAGTAGATGATATGAAAAAATATAAACCGTTGTTGATCGAAATAGATAAGAGACAAAAAGAACAAATTGAAAAAACAACAGGTGCAAAAGTAGACTTATTTACTAAAATGACAATTTATCAGTTTATGAACAGTTTCATGAGTGGGACAATGTTTATGGGATTTTTCCTTGGAATTGCCTTTTTGGCAATGATGGCAAGTTCTCTTATGTTCAAAATATTAACGGGCGCTTCTCGTGATGTACGCCGTTATGAAATGTTACGAAAAATCGGTGTGAGACGTAGTATGCTGACAAAAAGTATATATAAAGAAATTTCATATTTATTTATCTTCCCAGCAATTATTGGAATTTCCCACGTTTTAGTAGGGCTTAACTTATTCAGCTTCATATTAGTTGACCCGTTTGTAAAAGTGTGGATGCCAATAGGAATCTTCATAGTAATTTATTTCATTTATTATTGGATTACTGTCCAACTTTATAAAGGGATGGTAATGCCGAAAGAAGAAGTAGCGAAATAG
- a CDS encoding alpha/beta fold hydrolase, translated as MKKIKKLIKLIGVIIILLIIIALIFPTWTSQIKGKNSISTLEQVEINGSGHEIMIRGKDKRNPVIIFVHGGPGSSEIPYAQKYQDLMEEKFTVVNYDQRASGKTYHFFEDYSNLSSDLLVEDLLAMTDYVSKRLGKEKVILIGHSYGAYIGMQAAYKAPEKYEAYVGIGQMSDTVENEMDSLKFVVDQAKNAGNADEVSYLKGLTEKIKKGDTYTPRNYVAKYGGTSRLIENPDGDNMVMLFSNEYNLLDVIRYNVGLSHSQTVLLEKDLKNPLPTKVTKLKLPLYFLMGKYDYNTSFHAAKQYFDRIEANQKEFIAFENSAHSPQFEEKEKFYKWMCDTFAK; from the coding sequence ATGAAGAAGATAAAAAAATTAATAAAACTTATTGGAGTCATCATTATACTACTAATAATCATAGCACTAATATTTCCTACATGGACCTCGCAAATAAAGGGGAAAAACAGTATAAGTACATTAGAACAAGTAGAGATAAATGGAAGTGGTCATGAGATTATGATACGCGGCAAAGATAAGAGGAATCCAGTAATTATCTTTGTACATGGTGGGCCAGGCTCATCGGAAATACCGTATGCTCAAAAATACCAAGACTTAATGGAAGAGAAATTCACAGTTGTTAATTACGATCAAAGAGCAAGCGGGAAAACGTATCATTTCTTTGAAGACTATTCTAACCTTTCATCAGATCTACTCGTAGAGGATTTATTAGCTATGACGGATTACGTTTCAAAACGTCTCGGTAAAGAAAAAGTAATATTGATTGGTCATTCTTACGGTGCATATATTGGAATGCAAGCTGCCTATAAAGCTCCTGAAAAATATGAAGCGTATGTTGGTATAGGGCAGATGAGTGATACAGTAGAAAATGAAATGGATAGTTTAAAGTTTGTTGTCGATCAAGCGAAAAATGCTGGGAACGCAGATGAGGTCTCATATTTAAAAGGATTAACTGAAAAAATTAAAAAAGGTGATACATATACCCCGCGAAATTATGTTGCGAAATATGGTGGAACATCAAGACTCATTGAAAATCCAGATGGTGATAACATGGTGATGCTATTTAGTAATGAATATAACTTGTTAGACGTAATTCGTTATAACGTTGGATTATCACATTCTCAAACTGTCTTATTAGAAAAAGACTTAAAGAATCCATTACCTACTAAAGTAACTAAACTGAAGTTACCGCTTTATTTTCTTATGGGTAAATATGACTATAATACTTCATTTCATGCAGCAAAACAGTATTTTGATAGGATTGAAGCGAATCAAAAAGAATTTATAGCTTTTGAAAACTCAGCACATTCCCCTCAATTTGAAGAGAAAGAAAAGTTTTATAAGTGGATGTGTGATACATTTGCAAAATAA
- a CDS encoding MFS transporter, which yields MKEMLQLFRNKVFARFFLANILERLGSMIAGISLMFYLLDQYGKQPVYATMTQILIALPALIFFLLVGTVVDRFDRQRICTVSNICCSLCNIGILISLYYGMIILVFIFLFLENACIQFFSPSEQAMIQGVVESDQYGAAAGINQMVNSLYALFGVGIATMVYWAFGIYGSILVNTFTFIASGILIQTISIPEKVRLPNGRTKWKEVNLKMLITEFKEGIRYIYQNETLKKLLLGFIVFGLLNGILSVSTTYILKYKLAPATYESLAMVGGVVGGISLLIGSVVATSIGKKYAPKSIIVFGMAGSGISFGMCYFVNHVWSFYVCIALATFFLPFINIAISGWMYEIVEESFMGRVQSLLSPLTTGFQLLSLGAIAMLFPKWIGADTLFIILFGLLFLVTCLYQVILPSGQKRVQGVAEEM from the coding sequence ATGAAAGAAATGCTACAGTTATTTCGCAACAAAGTTTTTGCACGCTTTTTTCTAGCAAATATTTTAGAACGCCTTGGTTCTATGATTGCTGGAATTTCTTTAATGTTTTACTTGTTAGATCAATACGGAAAACAACCAGTTTACGCAACGATGACGCAAATTTTGATTGCATTACCTGCATTAATTTTCTTTCTATTAGTAGGGACAGTAGTGGATCGATTTGATAGACAACGTATTTGTACGGTAAGTAATATATGTTGTTCTCTCTGTAATATCGGAATTCTAATTTCGCTTTATTACGGGATGATCATACTTGTGTTTATATTTTTATTTTTGGAAAATGCATGTATCCAATTTTTCTCTCCATCAGAACAGGCGATGATACAGGGAGTAGTAGAATCAGACCAATACGGTGCAGCAGCAGGTATTAATCAAATGGTAAATAGTTTGTATGCTCTATTTGGTGTAGGAATTGCAACGATGGTATATTGGGCATTTGGAATTTACGGGAGCATTTTAGTAAATACGTTCACTTTTATTGCGAGTGGTATTTTGATTCAAACGATCTCAATTCCAGAAAAAGTTCGTTTGCCAAACGGTAGAACAAAATGGAAAGAAGTTAATTTGAAGATGTTAATAACAGAGTTTAAAGAAGGGATTAGGTATATATACCAAAATGAAACTTTAAAAAAATTACTTTTAGGATTTATCGTGTTTGGATTATTAAATGGTATTTTAAGCGTATCCACTACTTACATATTAAAATACAAATTAGCTCCAGCAACGTATGAAAGTTTAGCAATGGTAGGTGGGGTAGTTGGAGGGATTTCATTACTAATCGGAAGTGTAGTAGCAACAAGTATAGGTAAGAAATATGCACCAAAATCTATTATTGTTTTTGGGATGGCGGGATCAGGAATCTCCTTTGGTATGTGCTATTTTGTAAATCATGTATGGTCTTTTTATGTATGTATCGCTTTAGCGACGTTCTTTTTACCGTTTATTAATATTGCAATATCGGGCTGGATGTATGAAATTGTAGAAGAGTCATTCATGGGGCGTGTTCAAAGTTTACTTAGTCCATTAACGACAGGATTCCAGCTGTTATCTCTCGGTGCGATAGCGATGTTATTTCCAAAATGGATTGGTGCAGATACATTGTTTATTATTTTATTTGGTTTATTATTTTTGGTTACGTGTTTATATCAAGTTATTTTACCTAGTGGGCAAAAGCGAGTGCAGGGTGTAGCTGAAGAGATGTAA
- a CDS encoding ABC transporter permease subunit, producing MLMRIGKWCGVTCLQLFAALICILFLGALPRLFKGLQIDLIGFWNTVVFLGEKLLQPGEITYGFRNSRKLFPQIWIHYVETMFVFISAFILSLLIAYFIVVWVLQRSQSKQRMWNGIFVGLESIPDILLILLSQLLVVIIFQKTGFMPVKFAGLGEERARLLPIICLSIPTTLLFIKLLLLRFREELEKDYSIFAKSKGLSLRHILTHHISRNVLFTTVYYAKTNILFMLSNLYIIEWLFNTYGMFVFVKENSKLEIFTVSLVLLYVPLFILFRLLHTLLQNVIKERV from the coding sequence ATGTTGATGCGAATTGGTAAGTGGTGTGGGGTTACATGTTTACAATTATTTGCGGCGCTTATTTGTATTCTATTTTTAGGGGCACTCCCGCGCTTATTTAAGGGGCTGCAAATTGATTTAATCGGTTTTTGGAACACAGTTGTGTTTCTTGGAGAGAAGTTACTTCAACCAGGTGAAATTACGTATGGGTTTCGGAATTCAAGAAAGTTGTTTCCACAAATATGGATTCATTATGTAGAGACAATGTTTGTATTTATTTCGGCATTTATACTTTCTTTACTCATTGCGTATTTTATCGTTGTTTGGGTATTACAGCGCTCTCAATCAAAGCAACGTATGTGGAATGGGATTTTCGTCGGACTTGAAAGTATTCCGGACATTTTATTAATTTTATTATCTCAACTTCTAGTAGTAATAATCTTTCAAAAGACAGGTTTTATGCCAGTGAAATTTGCAGGACTTGGAGAGGAAAGGGCTCGCCTGTTACCAATAATATGCCTTTCTATACCTACAACTTTATTATTTATTAAGCTACTATTATTACGTTTCAGAGAAGAATTAGAGAAAGATTATAGTATATTTGCTAAGAGTAAAGGGCTAAGTTTAAGACATATTTTGACGCACCATATTTCAAGAAATGTCTTGTTTACAACAGTCTATTATGCAAAAACAAATATTTTATTTATGTTATCAAATTTATATATTATTGAATGGCTGTTTAATACGTACGGTATGTTTGTTTTTGTAAAAGAAAATTCAAAATTGGAAATATTTACAGTGAGTTTAGTTTTATTATACGTACCGCTTTTTATACTATTTCGTTTATTACATACGCTTTTACAAAATGTTATAAAGGAGCGTGTGTAA
- a CDS encoding ABC transporter permease, with amino-acid sequence MWQVVKRDVRFWLGVTFLSVLMIVSIGNTVFFDGNIRELTMMYNEKEELEAAPFSPSSKFWFGSDEKGRDLFQLIIEGAKWTFGASIVIAILRVVIGGTMGLLLGMYSKRSFSVISSFFDPFSIVPMIMISYFMLNEVLMFESGEEAAPFHLRVAFQIVVLACLAVPTVMLYVAQEVKRIKNEEFMLAATVLGGSKWQRLKRHVWPHMLPSFLLLVAQQFVSTLLLLLHLGLLELFFGGTIISGTEADSVTKEWTGLIGQNFRHLTTHTWIVLIPIAFYSMTILSGNLISNSMQDAIKLGNVRMPKRKDKEVKVEKQVQPTMNDFSFYKEVQK; translated from the coding sequence ATGTGGCAAGTTGTAAAAAGAGATGTGAGATTTTGGCTAGGTGTTACTTTTTTGAGTGTACTAATGATTGTTAGTATTGGAAATACGGTATTTTTTGACGGGAATATTCGCGAATTAACGATGATGTATAACGAAAAAGAAGAATTAGAGGCTGCTCCGTTTTCACCATCGAGTAAATTTTGGTTCGGAAGCGATGAAAAAGGACGCGACCTTTTTCAGTTAATAATAGAAGGAGCGAAATGGACATTTGGTGCTAGTATCGTTATCGCAATTTTACGTGTAGTAATTGGCGGAACTATGGGTTTATTGCTTGGTATGTACAGTAAACGCTCATTTTCAGTTATCTCATCTTTTTTTGATCCGTTTAGCATTGTACCGATGATTATGATTTCCTATTTTATGTTAAATGAAGTTTTAATGTTTGAAAGTGGAGAGGAGGCTGCTCCGTTTCATTTACGAGTTGCGTTTCAAATAGTGGTTCTTGCGTGCCTTGCTGTACCAACTGTTATGTTGTATGTAGCGCAAGAAGTAAAACGTATTAAGAATGAAGAATTTATGTTGGCGGCCACTGTGCTCGGCGGGAGTAAGTGGCAGAGGTTGAAACGCCATGTATGGCCGCATATGCTACCATCATTTCTTTTATTAGTAGCCCAGCAATTTGTAAGCACGCTATTACTTCTCTTACATCTTGGTTTGTTAGAACTGTTTTTCGGTGGAACAATAATCTCTGGTACAGAGGCAGATAGTGTAACAAAAGAGTGGACAGGTTTAATCGGACAAAATTTCCGTCACTTAACTACACATACATGGATTGTACTTATTCCGATTGCTTTTTATAGTATGACAATTTTGTCAGGAAATCTTATTAGTAATAGTATGCAAGATGCGATTAAACTAGGAAATGTAAGAATGCCGAAGAGGAAGGATAAAGAAGTGAAAGTAGAGAAGCAAGTACAACCTACTATGAATGATTTTTCTTTCTATAAAGAGGTACAAAAATAA
- a CDS encoding pyruvate oxidase, with protein sequence MFGKTAGEALVDLLIDWGVEHIYGMPGDSINSIIEALRKKQDKIKFIQVRHEEAGALAAAAYAKLTGKLGVCMAIAGPGAIHLLNGLYDAKLDQAPVLAISGQVETDLLGTDFFQEVNLERMFDDVAVYNQRIMSAEQLPAVVNQAIRMAYTKKGVSVLTIPDDVPKFEVKNGARITNSSFTLPEIFPQEEDLTVAKLALNEAKKPVILAGKGAKHARESLLAFAEHIGAPIILTLPAKGIVPDEHPLCIGGLGLIGTKPSYEAMKHADTLIMVGTSYPFTGFLPEKAKTLHIDTDPAQIGKRYTTDIGLAGDADKTLKWLIENVEKHEDHSFLEHHQEMMKKWEEKLHTQEEDSSTPIKPQRVMHALQKVAEDDAILSVDVGNVTVWTARHFRMTNQKFIISSWLATLGCGLPGALAGQIAFPDKQVFAVCGDGGFGMTMNDFVTAVKYKLPIVVIVLNNNKIAMIKFEQEVMGNIEFGTDLTNPDFAKYAEACGGIGYRVEHLDDLLPAFENAVKQSKPCIIDVVVDVNEAPMPAKITFGQAAGYTKHMIKELFEEGKIDLPPL encoded by the coding sequence ATGTTTGGGAAAACAGCCGGTGAAGCATTAGTAGATCTTTTAATTGATTGGGGCGTAGAACACATATATGGTATGCCTGGAGATTCCATCAATTCTATAATTGAAGCTTTAAGAAAAAAACAAGATAAAATTAAATTTATTCAAGTTCGCCATGAAGAAGCTGGCGCGTTAGCAGCGGCGGCATATGCGAAATTAACAGGAAAACTTGGTGTTTGTATGGCTATTGCAGGACCTGGAGCTATTCATTTATTAAATGGTTTATACGATGCAAAACTCGATCAAGCTCCTGTATTAGCAATTTCAGGACAAGTAGAAACCGATTTACTCGGGACGGATTTTTTCCAAGAAGTAAACTTAGAAAGAATGTTTGATGACGTTGCGGTTTATAACCAACGAATAATGTCAGCTGAACAACTACCTGCTGTAGTGAATCAAGCGATTCGAATGGCATATACGAAAAAAGGTGTATCGGTTCTAACCATTCCAGATGATGTTCCGAAATTTGAAGTGAAAAATGGTGCACGTATTACGAACTCTTCCTTTACATTACCTGAAATATTTCCGCAAGAAGAAGATTTAACTGTAGCGAAACTCGCACTTAATGAAGCGAAAAAACCTGTTATTTTAGCCGGGAAAGGCGCGAAACATGCGAGAGAGTCTTTACTCGCATTTGCAGAACATATCGGTGCTCCAATCATACTTACATTACCCGCTAAAGGAATTGTTCCTGATGAACACCCTCTTTGTATCGGTGGATTAGGGTTAATCGGGACGAAACCTTCTTATGAAGCAATGAAGCATGCAGATACTTTAATTATGGTTGGTACTTCTTATCCGTTCACTGGTTTCTTACCCGAAAAAGCAAAAACACTTCATATTGATACAGACCCCGCACAAATCGGGAAACGTTATACGACAGATATCGGCTTAGCTGGTGATGCTGATAAAACATTAAAATGGTTAATTGAAAATGTAGAAAAACACGAGGACCATTCCTTCTTAGAGCATCATCAAGAAATGATGAAAAAGTGGGAAGAAAAATTACACACTCAAGAAGAAGATTCTTCTACTCCAATTAAACCACAACGAGTTATGCATGCACTGCAGAAAGTAGCAGAAGATGACGCAATTCTTTCAGTCGATGTCGGAAATGTAACAGTATGGACTGCAAGGCACTTCCGTATGACAAACCAGAAATTTATCATTTCTAGTTGGCTTGCAACACTTGGCTGCGGTTTACCTGGTGCACTTGCTGGACAAATTGCTTTCCCGGATAAACAAGTGTTTGCAGTTTGTGGTGACGGTGGATTCGGAATGACAATGAACGATTTCGTAACAGCTGTTAAATATAAACTACCAATCGTTGTCATTGTATTAAACAATAATAAAATTGCTATGATTAAATTCGAACAAGAGGTTATGGGTAATATTGAATTTGGTACAGACTTAACGAATCCTGATTTCGCAAAATACGCAGAGGCGTGCGGTGGTATTGGATACCGTGTAGAACATTTAGATGACTTACTTCCTGCCTTTGAAAATGCGGTAAAACAAAGTAAACCATGCATTATTGATGTAGTTGTAGATGTAAATGAAGCACCAATGCCAGCAAAAATCACATTTGGTCAAGCAGCTGGTTATACGAAACATATGATAAAAGAATTATTTGAAGAAGGTAAGATTGATTTACCACCACTTTAA